The region GCCTTGGGCCGCAGAAAGGGAAGAAAAAACAGGGATCATCAATATAACCAGCAGCTCCATGGGAACCGTCTTATGATACGCCACGGCTGATGGCAGTGAGGAGGGTATAAAGTCACCCAAAAAGATAAGAATCAGCCGGGAGCATTGCCGGTAATTCCCACAACATCTTTGAGACGGTCCTCTAAGGTGCTATGATTAACTGTGAGGAAGACGCCGGGACCCACATTTAGTTCACAAGCCACGAGGACAAACATGTGGTGGTTTACAATAAGCTTCACGAGGCAAATCTCAGCGTTTGGCTGCGCTGCCACTGAGCCACGTCCTCGCCCAGGAGTACTCACGTTTCACACCCAGGATGATGACAACCAGCAGAAGGACCAGGCAAATCAGGCCGAGGGCAGCACACGCCGCGTGGTACACATGCGCGCTCCTCGGGTAGCGTTCATCTGGCGAGGAAGAAGACGAGATTAGACCCGGTGGGGTCGTGATATTCTGATAACCACGACACAGAACGGTTCAGGGCACGTCCGAGGCAAGCGGCCTACCTTTCTGATCCTTCAGCTCAACAGATAGCTTGGACTCGGGTGACAGTTTGGCCCGCGCCTCGTCCGGGCTCTTCTTATCCAGACCATAACCGCGGCAGAATTGAATGTACATCGCGTCTCAGAGGCTGTCTAGGATTGCAAGATAGGGCTTGTTTACCcccctgtcttcctccctctctggaAATGGCTCACCACCGACTGTGCCACAACACTTTTTGGACGCCTTCCTCTCGGTCTCCATGGTAACATGGTCTTTGAACTATTCATGACGCACAACCCTTGGCTTGCCCCCACAGCCCCTGAATCGCTCTGTGTCTGGAAGTTTGCgggccatttttttttttcaggatggatgcgcatgtgtgcgtgcgtgtgtgtgaggaggCCTTTGTGTgcagcttggtgtgtgtgtgtgtgtgtgtgtgtgtgtgtgtgcagacctaCAGCGTCCTTGGAAGGGCAGTCCCCTCCGCTGCAGAGCAACAGCTTGTTCTGTGGTTTCGAGGTCGGTGCAGGATAACGCTTGACAGCTGTTGAGCGTGCACATAATAGTCGGCCGCAGCTCATTGTTTAACCAGAGAGGGGCGCGCCACACATCGGCGTGTTAAATTGTCGACTAAGACACTGTGTGAAAATCTGGTTCCCATTTTCCCTTTTCGAATAATTAATGAATGCAAGTCATCAGCTGTTAGGAAGTTATTATTAGTGTACTTTTTAATTTAGGGAAGAGTGTTGAGAAATCAGATCATTCGCTGGCGTGACAACACGTGACACAATATCCCCTGAATGTGTTTTTATTTCCCTTTCCTTACAACGCTTTGTTTTAATTCGTCGTTCATCCGTGCTGCTGTGTGTATTTGTTCTTGCCGTTTGTGTGTTATTGTTTTACTGCTTCAGTGTAACGCACTTTGGGCTGCATGTTAGGTGCCTTACCAATaaagttcattattattattttcacgaTTATTATTACTTGTTCATCCTGAAATCAACCCAAGTCAAGGTGAACAGGTAGAATGTGAATCTCACATACATATAATCTTACATTACAGGAAGGAGGAAGTGATAATTTGTAGATGAGGAAATCCAATTGCAGACTTGGAGAGTAATGAATCATGAGACAGCGCTGCAGAAATGCACAGCAAACAGTCTGACACTTAGCTGTATATGAGCCTACGCCCACTAAAATGGTCTTGTTGTACCCCATTTTTGTCCAGGACGAGGCTTGCTGGGGAAAGGGTCCTGGTAGATGTCTTCAGATGGATTTTTCAGCTTAGAGTAAATGTATCGTGCTCCCTCTAAagccagacacagacagacggagtGAGCTTTCATGTGCCGAGTCAGCTTTGCAGGtgaaaataacaataacaacaataataatcataacaatAATACCCATCAAATACACTTCTGCCTCATTCTAAcccgaggcccaaggaatggacccggttattatgttgcattatggcatgaagttaaaggaaatttgtacaataataataataacaacaacaataataataataacaataataatcatcataacaataacaatagtACGGTCAATCAAGTGACaactgccctatagtgcctcaggtgcatagtttggacccggctctacaggatataaaacaagaaacatgaaagaaatgataataataataataatcattacatttatacagcgcttttccagacacccaaagtgcttcatatCCAACATTTACTTATATGAAAGTAAAACTGTTACGTAAAAGATTGGCCAATGCACAATTATTTCAGAAGCTCTGACACCAGTGTTAGTTTTCAGTGTACCTTCAGCAGGTCCAGTCATGGTCGCCTGTGCACCTGCCTCCTCATACTGGTTTTCTTTGTCTTGGGGGACCTCTTGCATCTCTTGCATCTCCATTTTCGTCTCCATTTTCCCAGCCTCTCTAACTTTCTATTTCCCCAGAGAAGAACAACAAAGTCTGTTAAGCCAATTAACAATATTACATAACTCTACTTATTTCTGCTCGTATAAACCGTGCTAGTTTATTATTaaagttactttttttttttttgctgtttttcacCCAATCAAGAAATGCTGCCAAGTGCCACTCGTGTTATTCCAAAACTTGACGTCTCCACACTCTATCACAACACTTCCCCATGAAGACTTCTTTTCTTCCTTGTTCGTCCACTCCCCCGTCCTTTTATAACAGCGCTTTCATCATATTGGCAATGCCAAACCAATGAATAGCCAGTGAATAGTAAACTGGATGGTGCAAGCTTTCTGAACAGCTAGATgagggaaaaaaaccaaaaccaaaatcaaaaaAATCCTGCAGTACACACTAATACTGTTTTACCAACACAGTCAATGGGTATATTTCCATTTGTCTACATTGCACACAAAGGATCAAAAATGAATTtagctgtgattttttttttatcatctacAATCACCACAAAAAGGGCCAAACAGGAATGTGTTTTTTCATCTTTATTTTCCACAAAAGTTGAAGGTAATTTACAAAAAATACAATATGCATTAAATACTGAGAGAAATAGGACAACCGGGGGAGCTCTTCCAGAATCATTGTGAGTAACTTTCCTttacatagttttttttttttttcaattcaaacTTTCTTCACCCTTCTTTCTTTCATCAAGGAAGCCCGAGTCCTCATAGTGCCGTGTATAATGAAGCACATTATGGTCACTGTAGATCATTGACAAAGGTAAACCTTGTGCACAATCCCTTTTGTCTTCTTTCTTAAAACAACTGAAGTCTTATCTAAACGAGTGAAGTGGCGTCACGCATTTTAATCAACCTAATCTGGGTTTTCCCCCCTCAGGACTTTCTTCCTTCTCTTCATTTCCTCCTCCTCTCATGCTCCCTTTGTTTTGTTGCCGCTCCTCTTATCAGGCGCCGTAAACACTCTCATTACTGTAGGTCATATAGAGAAACAGGTCCTCTTCATGATGCTCCTAGAACACAGATCAGCAGAGAAATTAGATTCGCCATTGTTTATAATCTGCAGTAAATGTGTATGCACATAAACACATGTACTAAGCAGATCATGCATGCATGATATTTCAACATCTCCGTAAATAGTACAGCCACATTTCTGTGAATCAAATTTGTATTGACCCGTGTCAGACAGCATTTCACGTGGTATGTGGTGTTGAGGAAGGTTGGTGTGAAACTATTTTAGGGTATCATCATTTTCAAGAAGATATGCAGGCTCACAATCAGCTTTGTCGGAGGACACCTATAAGGAGATGTCTGAGGGTTTGTTTGTGCGTCTATGAGAGGGTGGGGGGAGTTCAGGTGTGCGAGCGTGGTGAAAGGTATATCTGCATATGCAGAAATCATGCACATGTCAGTAGGGTTGGGCCCCTAAAgggttttatcgatactactactcttaacggtactgcttatcggttcggtactttaacggtactcttatcggtacCGTACACTTGTCCTCTCGAATAAAGAGATGATGCACTTTGGCAAGGTGCTTTGCAAGATCGCTGGTGTTGCCACCCTTGCATGCAAAATGCTTATTACAATTGTGGCAACGGGCTGTTTCATTGTCAGCTCTAGTGAACTAAAGCCAAACTTTAGAATGTTTTGCTCTCTCCGCCATCACGTCACACGGAGCTTCCTAGCATCGCAAGCATTTGCGcctgtgtttatctgtttgtgtgtcactCACTGCCCAGAGCCCCGCCTCTCTGCCCTCagcgcactcactcacacacacacacagcttgcaggcAGGCAGTCACGTTGGGAGACAGACCTCTCGTCCTCTCTGGGAGAATAGCGGACATATAGCCTAATATACGTACAAAGCGGATATTTGACACTAGTATCACAATTCTGGCAACGGCCTTTTCATTGTCGGCTCTAgtgaaatagagccaaacttTTCACCATTTTCTCTCCGCCATCGCTTCTCTGTCACTGGAGCCCTTCGTGCGAGctgcgagcgtgtgtgtgtgtgtgtgtgtactatgtgtaACTGCCCCTGCCCCAGCTGCAGGCGGGCAGAGTGAGTCGCGTTTAAACAGACGATCGTAAGTTCTGGGAGAGTAGTGAAAATATATAATATGCAAAGCGGATATTTGATGGAGTTGGTGAGATGAGATAAATGTGCAAGATAAGTGCAAGATAAGTTTTATCTAGTGAAAAAAAAATACGAAAAAAGTGACCGCTCAGGTGAAGTACCGATAGCAGGACCGTTAAGCTCGCACCTTATCAATACTTCGGTATTTCCAAGAATTAGCCCCGGGGCCATTCAGCCCCGAGTATCGGGGCCCAACCCTACATGTCAGTGAGTCTGACTAGGGTTATAGTTACCTCATAAACAGCAGAGAGAGGGGAgctggaaggggggagggagttgtTGACAAAAAAGaagagtgcctcctctggtcttaTAGACACCCGCTGTCGGATGAGGAAGCACAACTGGCccacttcggggggggggggggggagagaaaatgaaaaaacaaagaaTAGAACAGACGAACAGACcatgggaaagagagagacacagagagagacacagagagagagagaacagacaggATGAGCTATAACGGAGACAAATTGCAGAAGCAGAGCCACTTGAGCAA is a window of Lampris incognitus isolate fLamInc1 chromosome 9, fLamInc1.hap2, whole genome shotgun sequence DNA encoding:
- the zgc:92606 gene encoding gamma-aminobutyric acid receptor-associated protein-like 1; the protein is MGSQYQRSVPLEVRRAEGERVRAKHPDKIPIIVERAARSRAPDLDKKKYLVPCDLTVGQLCFLIRQRVSIRPEEALFFFVNNSLPPSSSPLSAVYEEHHEEDLFLYMTYSNESVYGA